In a single window of the Nilaparvata lugens isolate BPH unplaced genomic scaffold, ASM1435652v1 scaffold5122, whole genome shotgun sequence genome:
- the LOC111062786 gene encoding histone H4, producing the protein MTGRGKGGKGLGKGGAKRHRKVLRDNIQGITKPAIRRLARRGGVKRISGLIYEETRGVLKVFLENVIRDAVTYTEHAKRKTVTAMDVVYALKRQGRTLYGFGG; encoded by the coding sequence ATGACTGGTCGCGGCAAAGGAGGAAAAGGTCTGGGAAAAGGAGGCGCCAAGCGGCACAGGAAGGTGTTGAGAGACAACATCCAAGGTATCACCAAGCCGGCCATTCGTCGTCTGGCTCGCCGAGGAGGAGTGAAGCGTATCTCGGGTCTCATCTACGAAGAGACACGCGGTGTGCTGAAGGTATTCCTGGAGAATGTGATTCGTGACGCTGTCACCTACACAGAGCACGCCAAACGCAAGACTGTCACCGCTATGGATGTTGTCTACGCGTTGAAACGTCAGGGACGTACACTGTACGGATTCGGAGGTTAA